GATGTCAATGGTAGTGAACAcgtactgaaaaaaaagtgttaattgcATGATTTTAGGAGATTTTTAGAATCCAAACATGACTGAAACATCTAAGATCATATAATTTGCAATTTATATGCTGCTACTTTTTAGTAGAAAAATTGTGTAGTTATTCTGCTATTCTACTCTAAACCACAGATCTTATTTTTCTAATGTAGCTATAATCAACATAAAACAGCACAATGCAAACAAAACACCTTCTACTACTGTACATACTCCAGGTAGTATCAACAGGTAAGAATTGATTTCTGTTTGTATCTTAATGTCTGACACATTATGATGGCTCACAACCCACCACAAAGCATGACGATAGTGGTTGGTTGATATACTATATGTGAATGCAACTtagtgactttttaaaaaaaatgtttggaaatttttatttgtaaatgtgtgtgacctgccaatgaatataaatatagtcTCATCAAGTGCtcaaactgtatttaaaacaaagaTCGTAATTAGCAGGCTTCCATAACAAGTGTTCAGTAAGTGTTAATATCTTTGATTTCTGTGTCTAGCAGTCTtattacagtaatacaatctaATTACAATCCTGAACTTGAAGTTCAGCCAAGGGCTAATGATTTTACACTTGGTTTAATTTGTCTGTGTTTTGCTTAATTGCAACATGCTTGGAGTGAAAAGTCACACAATACGAATGTAATTGGACactttttgtatatatgtaattAGAAACACTTAATGGAATTTGAGATTAATGTTACAATcttaattatttagattattcTAAACTAATAGTCTAGTGCAAAGGCCATCATTAttgagatttaaatttttaatgcttaatattttatcaGTGCAAGTCATTAAATTTTATATAGTCTGTACTGTTTCTTTGATTTCTGAAATGGGATTACTTGATTTACATCCCATTacaccaggtttttttttttttttttttttttttttttttttggtcagtaaaTCAGAacactaaaatgaatgaaatagtCGGTAACATGGCTTTGATTCGCTCTTGACGCGCGCGGTGGGAACGGCGAGGGGCGTAAACTGCGCGCAAAGCATACGTTTACTCCGAACCTGTGTGAGACAGATGAAAAAGACAAGCTCGAAGTGAAGACCGTGAAGCTGTCGATGGGTAACCATCACTGCGACCCCAACATGACCCGTGAACACACGGTCAGTAACTGGACCGCCGTGCGGAGAGACGCAGGGTTCGCGGCTCCGGTGCTCGCGCTGCTCTCGGTCATGATGGTCATTCTGATTGCTGTGATTGTGTGTGGAAACGCATTGGTCATCGTCGCCTTCAAGATGGACAAGAGATTGCGCAGACAGAGCAATTATTTCCTACTAAACCTGGCCATCTCAGACTTCCTCGTTGGTAAAGTTCACATAAAAGTTTAAGAAATAGtcttgtttgaatgtgtgtgtgtgtgtgtgtgtgtgtgtgcgcgcgcgcgcgcgcgcgtgtgtgtgtgtgtaaatatattgtaaaaatataactgATCTGTCTGAAATATTCGGAAacttaaaactgaataaaattaacCATTACTATCTTTTTAATTAGTAAGATTAGTGTCTTTAAATATTGAAACCGCTATCTTCagcatttgagtaaaaaaaaaaaaatttaaaaaaaaaaaaaaaaaaaaaaaaaattctcatgcatacgcttaatttaaaattatttgattgtACAGTGTTCACTTTGAATAACAATATTTagaataatgtgtaaaaaaatacatattactttCTCCagagcattgaaaaaaaaaacaaaaaaaataatcttatagTATTAAAGATTTAGAGGGtttagaggggaaaaaagagtCTGCTGTTGTCTGTTTAAACATCAGTAGTGATGCAAGTGAATGAATGTGAGATGAGTGCAGCTCTGCTTCCTTATTCATCACATCAGCTCATCAGTTCTTGTACTTGAATTCAGCCTCAGATTCAAGACCATGCACAAGTCTAACAAACACTTTCATTCTTGACACACTCAAGTAATAACTAAAGACTATTTTTCaggcaaaatgtaaatgtatttcaatgcaatctgcttggtttgaaagtgatttgtgtgtgaactgtgcttcatacatctctATGCTATTACAATAGACAACCGTTTTGACcatgttaatttgttaatgtgACTGCATGAAATTGCAATCATTGTGTAACTGCAGCAACACGGTTGATATAGTCATCACTAACTGAATGGACAAATGGACAAAATGCTGTAACAACAGAtatgaataatgaaaatgatttagcTTGACCCTTCAGAATGACTGTAATATTGCTTTCTGATTGGTGTTTCCCACAGGTGTCTTCTGCATACCCGTGTATATGCCCTACATCTTAACAGGGAAATGGATGCTGGGTAAAGGACTTTGCAAGCTGTGGCTCGTCGTAGACTACCTTCTCTGCACTGCGTCCGTCTTCAACATCGTACTTATCAGCTATGACCGTTATCTTTCCGTTACAAATGCGGTGAGGCCtaattttataaacaatatttgaATATGACCCAAAATCTATAGTGGTGTATTGTGATTCAGCATTATTAACTCATGACAGCTGGCAGAAAGTTTTGTCCAGGTTGGTGATAAACAACAGCAACAAGCTATATTAATGTAAGCATAATTTACACATGGAGCCAATCTGCATTCATCTGCATGGAACCCCAAAGCAATTGATTTACCTACttaattactttttcaaacaagGGTAGTAAACTCTTTTATTATATGTTGCTATTTTTACATATTTGGGCAGATTTTTAAGTAgctatgtttaatattaatgtattggGGGGACTGATCctcacataaaaacattttatataaacagGATGTTTGTGAACATTTTCTAGAGATCATGACAGCAGTAACTCATTGAATGGCACATATTCTGGCATGCAGTGTAATTGCACAGAATTTTGGCATGTAAAAGAACACCACAGGTGTTTGGATCACATCTCTTTTGACACTTTTGTGTTAACATTATCCTTTGTTTAAAGAATTGCATTGTCACTGATGCCAGCAGTGCACCTGTCCTACTTCCATTAACCTTTCTAATGGTAATGCAGGATTTTTTGTGAGGATATGCTTGCCTTCAAATCACTGTCACTCGGTTCCCAGCGGTAATGCTGGGATAAGTCTCAGGACAGGAGCGGGTGGCAGGACAATGGAGCCCCACTGGCAGCTCATGATAAGTCAAAGCTGATGCTGATTGTGACCCTGAACCCTGATTAAAAAATCAGATGTATAGGGAGCAGCATGCAAGCTCAATGGCTGGCAGATCACATGTCAGGAAGTGATCAGTTCACTCTATGCACCTCACTGGCTGACAGATGAACCATGCATGGTTGACACACGAttaaacctcattggttcttgtgcATCAGAGTAGTCCTTCTGAGCTTCCTTATTTGTGTGCTGATCGGTGTTTGATTAAAGCCTTAATTAATTCTGTTCATCATGCAGTCGTGTGTCTTAAAATGGCTTAGATTAAACCACTCAATTTATACAGATTCATTTATAAAAGTTatccatatgaattgagtggTTTAATGAACTTTTGAAACTTGAAAATTTTGATTGCATAGATTTTCAACGGATGGATATTAAAAGGTAACACTATTTTAAGGACaagttcttactattaactagtttattgcttattagcatgcatattactagcatattggctgtttattagtacttataaagcacatattaatgccctgttctgcatgaccatatttaagATCTCTTAATCCTacaccatacctaaacttaactaataagcagcagattaggagtttactgaggcaaaagtcatagttaacagTTAgttgtgagaattggtccccaaactaaagtgtgaaacattaattaatatgaatatggTGCTGCAAGATTTTTTCCATTGATTTATTAATGGAATGTGAAAAGTTGTCTCTAAAAGATAGGTGGAGGAAAATTGCTCagtcagccaaaaataaataaacagaaataaaacaattaacataCTAacataacatgcactgatgaattgtgcacaataagaccaagATGCTGTATTAAGAAAGCAGGTTTGATCTTTTGATCCATTACAGACAGCAAGCCAAATATATTTACCTTTATCCAAATATGCTTTTATCTCATGATCTCAAGGACAGTGGAGATCACAACAACACACCCACCCTCCTCACAAACTAAAGgaattttttaagtcattttttaaaaatgatttattttgagatgttttgatttttgctcataacacaaaagaacaaaaataagaaagaaaaaaacaaaacaaaaaaaacactatacttAACCGAGCATAACCAAAATAGTGCTTGTGCACATAGTACTGTTACAAATTGCATGTAGgatttacatatgtatttttcACAACTGTCCAAggatttaaatcacatttatttttttatttgtttgtttgtttattattgttattattattattagtgcatttaattgcatatttaagTGCACTATCCTGAGTATTTGTAgctttttatttggtattttttttatcaaatgactTGTAATGATTTGTGTTTTTCACAACTGTTGAAGTACTCAGATAACATGtatgtattcattattattattattattattattaattgtgcaCTACCTTGAATATGTTtaactcattttaattaaaatatatatataaattaacactaTCCCTATAAGCTTCAAGTGTATTAGGCAGCAACAGATGTGAACAGGTGGGCTGTTTGttggtttttcttttatttatttatttatttttgaacaaaagGCATTTTTGAATGGATGTGGCATGAGACGATCTTCCCAACCCTACCTAAACTACCTTTACTGTGGGGTTAAATCTGTCTAACTAAAGAAACATCCTGAGATGCCCCGGGAACATGGATTTACAAAGCAGtgaatattgtggaatatttacTTCAAAGGTTCCTCTGATGTTTGGTTAGACTCAGGTCAGAAAGTGTCCttgaaaatgtcttgtttttattttcccaGACAAGCTCTTAACATCAGAGCAATGATACAAACATAAATCACAATACGTAACGTCTGCCTTTAATCTGCAAGACAGCCATGTTTGATCTCACAGACTGCGGCTTCAGCTTCAATCAAAGCCAGTGAAGGAAGAAAGATTCATGCTATCACTGGCAGCACTATGGCAGCGCACACATACTCAGATATGTGCATACCAGCAAAAGATAGTCTTCATTCCCTATTGTGCATATTCTGTATACAGTTCAGTGGAGCAATGCCACACTTTGTTgtcttaaaattaattattattaattattatgatttagTAAGGTGACCTCTTTGATGcagaacacaataaaatttagcaTGAAATGTAATACATCAAAATAGCTTTGAAGTGGAAAAGTAAACTATAGTGAATAACTGTGTAGGATAAACTACTACTCCTGATGATCTGACGCTTCATTCACAGCACTTAttcaaattaagtaaaatataagAAACCATTCCCACCACTAGTCTCTATGATCCATCCATTTCTAAACCTCTTTTCCTGTAGGGTCACAGGGACACTAGAGCCTGTCCCAAACCAGAAAATTGACTACCGCAAACCTTAGTAGCAttgcataattcatttaaatactctcctcctcCTGTgcattttgtgtctgaaagggaaactcctacaaatgcatatgcagtaAGCTCAACAGCAAAAAATAACTGATGGAGGATCTTTTTCTCCTATCTTTTTTAACTGATGATGCACGATGAGATCACCAGATCGTGGAATTGGCCATTCTCGGCCCGCCTCTTCATCCCCGCTTCTGATTATTACGGCAATGTGGCGAGGATGGGAGAGCATGGTTACAGAGCGATGCCACGGGTGGAACAGACGCCtgcgagctatctgtcccctGGGGCTGCATCGTCTCTGAAGTCTCCGGTGCTAccctccaagccgctcagaacaacttcggctttggtgggcaaagggtacgTGGCAgcgggtcaggctggtgcgtgtctgcacacaaTGGCTGTGTTACAGGCATACTAATTCGATCTGCTGAAAGAGCTTgacgagggagaggagatcaagtctGATAACATCTCAGAGCTAAGGCGGACCACTGATCTCTCCCTGCGCCACCAAAGTCCGCGGAGAGGCACTTATGGCTGACCCTGTCCAACATGAAAGAAAGGGTCAGGGTCTGCCTTATGGACGCCCCTCTGCTGCCTTCTGGCCTATTCGACGACGCCATCAACTCGGTCATCGACAGGTACCAGGAGGCATGTAAGCAAACGGCGGCATTCCAAAAGTTCCTCCCTCGTCGCTCTCATGGGGCATCTGGGCAGGAGATGCCCCCTCGGCATACCAGCTCCTCCTACCGCGAGGCTCAAAAACAGAGCTCTGGGCTGTGTCGTGGGGCATCTGGGCAGGATCTTAGGGCAGTTATCGAAGCTAAGAAGTCCTCGGCCAAGAAGTCCTAACTTAAGGAGGTCAGGACTTCAGAGGGTGGCCCCTACTGGGGTAGAGCAGCATACACTGCATCACATGGTGCCCGTCTCACCTCAGTGCACTCAGGAAGTTGGCCTGCCGAACCCTGCCAGAGCTCCAGGGCACAGCGGCTTCCAGCAGGCGCTGCTCTCAATTTCTTCCGCCCGCGAGCGTAACAGAGCTGAGAGGCTCGCTACCCTTCGGGGGTCTCTAAAACAGTTAGATCCGTTGCCCCCTGCCGGTGCTCCACTTCAGGGCACCGATCTAGCTGCCTCAATAACACCAGAGGTCAGGACTGATAGTAGATTATTTAGCAgcatggaaactactgccaaatgtctctcaatgggtcctgcacatgGTAGAAAAAGGCTATCGCATTCAGTTCGGCTCTCCAACACCGAGATTCAATGGGGTTGGTCTGACCCGAGCAGGCCCTGGTTATGGAACAGGAAGTGAATACCCTAttaaggaaggaggccatcgaggtggtccctcctcacaagagggaatccgggttttacagccgttatttcatagttccaaagaaggatagTGGGTTGCATTCGATCATAGATCTGCGTCAGCTGAACCACTCAGTCATatgactgaagttcaagatgctcaccaTCAAGCATGTTGTATCTcaaatcaggtccgaggactggtttgtcacgatagatctcaaagacgcatacttccatgtctccatcctttcCCAAACACaagaagtttctgaggtttgcttttgggagCGAAGCATACtgtaccaatatcgagtacttttgttcggccttgcactctcaccccgcatgtttatgaagtgtgtggatgctgctctggctccattgcaactccagggcatccgaatactaaattatatcgatgattggttgattttagctcaatcagagcagatggcagTTCGAAATTGAGATGTCATTCTtgcccacatgggggagctgggtttgagactgaacgccaagaaaagtgtgctttctccattacagaggaccacttatctaggcatggtgtgggatttgaccacgatgcaggcacatcTGTCCCCTGATCGTATCGAGCCAATCCTCacgtcagtcaagagagtcagagaaggccagtcactcactgtcaagcagtttgaGAGATTGCTGGGTCTAATGGCAGCTGTGTCCAACGTGATaacttttggcctgctgtacatgagacccctacagtggtggctcaagaccaagggattttccccgagggggaaTCCACTTCGAAATACCAAGGTCATGCGGTGATGCCTCcttgccttagacatgtggaagaaaccttgtttcttgaatcagggcctggtgctgggagctccttgtcgccgtgtaacactagcgacggacgTGTCCCTCACCAGCTGgtgtgcggtcatgagtggccacacTGCCCGCGGTCTATGGAGTGGttgccatctgacatggcatatcaactgtctggagatgctggccgtgtaTCGACCATTGAAACACTtactcccagacctaagaggtcaccatgtgttggtgcgcaccgacaaaaACATCAGTCTGCGTTCGCgacccttgtacaagctggcgcactagatccttgtgtggtcccaggacaaactcctctcactcagagcagtatacaTTCCTGGACATCTCAATGGGGGAGCAGTCATCCTGTTGAGACAGGGGCCGAGGCCTGGGGAATGgatatggagaatatttggccaggctcaggtggacctctTAGCAACTCAAGAGACATcacaatgtcccctctggttctctctagttcatccagctccactACCATGTCCCCCTCGGTGGTAAGTCAGTGTGCAGACACCAGCTAGTGACAAGTTTCCTCCGCAGtgtgctgaggctgaggcctccagtatgGTCCTGTGTTCCCCccgggacttggttgtggtgtcaGAGGCTCTCTGTAAAGCTCCATTTGAGCCGATTAAGGAGATATCAGATCATCATCTGATTATAAAGACTGCCTTCCTGTTGGTGATTACGTCTCTAAAGAGAGTTGGAGaccttcaggccctctcagtggcccctactcatCTCGACTTTGCACCCGGCATGGCCAAAGCATTTCTATACCCTTGACCAGGTTATGTTCCAAAGgttccctctgtcacaccacaactgatagtactgcaggccttctgtcctcctcccttccgggagcccgaccagaagaagcttaattgtatgtgtccagttcgagcaacTGCTTGTGTGCTATTGTCCTCCCAAAAGGGGTCTTCCTGCAACTAAGCAGACCCTTAGCAAGTGGATAGTTGAGGGGAGTCGATGGGAGTcagggctcactccacacggggtatggcggcctccaaggccttcttagcaggcGTATcgatgcaggacatctgcaacgctgcgggatGGTCCATGCCCTCCACCTTTGTGAGGTTCTACGACCTTGATATGCGAGCCACTCTGGACTCTTCTGTTGTTTTGctttagctgtgctcttcggatacacactaggcagggacgTGGAAGTCTAGTGGCGTGAGCACCTCGTTCCCCATAGCGttcgatgcagctcgagttcctgaagaggaacgtctcaggttacggaTGTAACCATGgatcctcgagggaacgagacgctgtgtcTCGAAGCCATACTCCCAGCACCCCTGCCAATGCTTGCTTCTCtcctcgaagctgatgccagctgcacAGCACTtacttttatagcttcctggtcgcttacgtaaccccgcccgtgacgtcacgcccttccattggacaaattgcacatgatattcagagtcgctcacgctgaaggtgttccccatagcattcgacgcagcatctcgttccctcgaggaaccatggttacatatatAACCTGAGATATTTTACTACAGCAACCATAGTTAAAATTAAGTACTGTTAAAACCACACTAAGCAAATTTTACCAGTACAGTAACCATATTTAAACCATGatgtttgtagtaaaaccatggtaataataataaaaaaaacctctagTTTTACTTGTGtgacaaattcagctttgcatcacattaaaaattgaattaaatagaatttatttatgcaaataaaaaacaactattttaaattatactattGTTACAATGTTACttgttttttcatgtatttttgatcaaatgaatgctgttttgggggagcataagagacttatttcaaaaatatgaaaaaaattaacaaaacagttTGGACAATGCGTTGgaataattcttaaaatatagAGAAGCAGCGGTTGTCTTCTGTTTTCTGGCATTGTTGCTTTTGtcctaaaagaaaatgaaatgtgtcAATACATGAactaattaaagaaagaaagaaatattgattgattgaaaattaTTGACAGCTGTAGTTTACTTTTATCAGTTATCCGAGGCTGTGTATTTATTACCCAAGGAACTGATTTACAGCATTCTAGGACTAATATAACCATAATAATGGATGTCTCTGACTGTGAATCTTTGGCTCAGAATGAATGTGATGTTATAATGATGCATGCATCTCTgtatttattacaaatgtattgattttttttctgtcaaatgaatgcattttttttacaatgtgttcTTTCCTGATCTTAGGTATCATATCGTGCCAAGCAAGGAATGACCCACTTTGCCATGGTGAAGATAGCAGTGGTTTGGATTCTGGCCTTCCTCCTCTACGGACCGGCCATATTATTCTGGGCGCAGCTGACAGGAAAGAGCCACGTGCCGGATGAGGAGTGCTTCGCTGAGTTCTACTACACCTGGCACTTCCTGCTTTCTGCTTCGGCAGTCGAGTTTTTCTCGCCGTTTTTATCCGTGGCTTTCTTCAACATCAGCATCTACCTCAACATCCGTCAGAGGAGACTCGGCAGCAAGAAAGAATCCAGTTCTCCAAAGTGCGAGGATGCTGCAAATCTGTACGGAGAGAAAACACGCATGAGCGTTCGAATCTGCTGGAACTCGATGCTCAAGAAGAAAAGAGCAGCAGACGGAGAGAAGCGCTCGGAGAGCGGCAGTCTGTCAATGCGGTGCGTCCAGCGCTCACGTCTAAGGCAGGACAAGAAGATTGCTAAGTCTCTGGCCATAAtcgtgtgtgtttttgcagtgtgcTGGGCGCCGTACACTCTGTTAATGATTGTGCGAGCGGCGTGCAGAGGAGACTGCGTGTCGCATCACTGGTATGAAGTGACGTTCTGGTTGCTGTGGCTGAACTCAGCGATTAACCCCTTCCTGTACCCGCTGTGCCACAGCAGCTTCCGAAGGGCCTTCTTCAAGATCCTGTGCCCACGACAGAGGTCCACCACACCGCTGACAGTGCATTCATCCAGCACATACAGATAGTCTGGTTGATCAGAGGACAACACACATGTACTGAAATAGTGTGTACAAAGAGGATTTAACTGCCTATGTATGTAAAGGAATATTCCGGGTTCAATACAAGTCTGTCGACTGCATTTGTGGCTTAAATTTGTGTTTACATAACACTGATTTCAacttaaaatggaaaacattaaagggttactccaccccaaaatgaaaattttgtcattaatcacttacccccatgccgttccaaccccgtaaaagctttgttcatcttcggaacacagtttaagatattttggatgaaaaccaggaggcttgggactgtcccatagacttccaaataaataacagtgtcaaggtccaggaaagtttGAAAGACATcgccagaatactccatctgccatcagacatgcaatctgggttatatgacgtGA
Above is a genomic segment from Cyprinus carpio isolate SPL01 chromosome A2, ASM1834038v1, whole genome shotgun sequence containing:
- the LOC109107143 gene encoding histamine H3 receptor-like yields the protein MGNHHCDPNMTREHTVSNWTAVRRDAGFAAPVLALLSVMMVILIAVIVCGNALVIVAFKMDKRLRRQSNYFLLNLAISDFLVGVFCIPVYMPYILTGKWMLGKGLCKLWLVVDYLLCTASVFNIVLISYDRYLSVTNAVSYRAKQGMTHFAMVKIAVVWILAFLLYGPAILFWAQLTGKSHVPDEECFAEFYYTWHFLLSASAVEFFSPFLSVAFFNISIYLNIRQRRLGSKKESSSPKCEDAANLYGEKTRMSVRICWNSMLKKKRAADGEKRSESGSLSMRCVQRSRLRQDKKIAKSLAIIVCVFAVCWAPYTLLMIVRAACRGDCVSHHWYEVTFWLLWLNSAINPFLYPLCHSSFRRAFFKILCPRQRSTTPLTVHSSSTYR